A genome region from Mycolicibacterium litorale includes the following:
- a CDS encoding bifunctional nitrate reductase/sulfite reductase flavoprotein subunit alpha, which yields MAVTRTACSYCGVGCGIEVHTDSPDGADGARPVIARVSGDKLHPTNSGRLCTKGATHAEMMRADDGRLKSAVLRPGRNDEAVPVPVDDAIAEAGRRLRGIIEEHGPDAVALYVSGQMSLESQYLATKLAKGFLRTKYLESNSRLCMASAGTGYKQSLGSDGPPGSYADFDLTNLFFVIGSNMADCHPILFLRMADRLKAGAKLIVVDPRRTATADKADLYLQIKPGTDLALLNGLLHLLVGRGDIDDEFIAEHTEGWDQMPAFLADYPPARVAEITGISESDIRLAAAMIAEAGDWMTCWAVGMNQSTHGTANTTAICNLHLATGAICRPGSGPMSLTGQPNAMGGREMGYMGPGLPGQRSVVSADDRAFAEQRWGLAPGTIRTEFGPGAVDMFERLAAGEIKACWIICTNPVATMPNRKTTIAGLEAAELVITQDTYRDTATNRYADIVLPATLWAESDAVMVNSDRTITLLQQSIPPAGQARPDWELICAIAAELGFGEHFSYRSSAEIFEEIRGFTNLRTGWDLRGASYERLRRTPLQWPVPPDDLPGGTDDRHPIRYLNDGVSQHLYVDDDGHQPRLAFATPSRRAAFIPRPHVDADELPDADYPIVLNTGRLQHQWHTMTKTGRVDKLNKLNGGPFVEVHPVDAVALELTEGQPVELTSRRGRAVLPAVITDRVRPGNCFVPFHWNDEHGEYLTVNALTNDAVDPESLQPEFKVCAVSLRPVHAVDKPVSSHRISTPEPVGASDGPLVLWASQTGTAEEFATDVAARLPGAQLVPMDDLPLPRLAETRDVVVITSTFGDGGPPDNGAEFFDRLQSPDAPKLDRVRFAVLGIGDRSYRDFCGHARSLDGRLASLGATRLHERVDCEAYDRDRMQHWAKQVGRLLNPDGVESPGSGVATMTRTTTVTEPFTRARPLPAPLSRNTLLTPANSRKEVRHFGFDISEYDVTYAAGDSLGVYATNSETAVDAWLSATGLDGAQTVDVDGAERTLREALTVSYDFCRVTPDLMRFVAEQCPDRAAAKALRAARDDLDAWLVDRNGLDVVREFTVRAEPQQWQEVLVRLTPRQFSICSSPLVSPREVQLTVSVVRYRGRDGGARGGVASTFLADRATAPAPVFLQRSPHFRPPRDAQAPMIMVGPGTGIAPFRAFLQERRALGHTGDNWLFFGDRHRDENFYYRADLEDMVADGFLRLDLAFSRDQPKPVYVQHRMIEHGTELWRWLERGAHLYVCGDAGRMAKDVDAALTAIIRKHGGMSESRAREYKKGLIAGKRYLRDVY from the coding sequence ATGGCGGTGACCAGGACTGCGTGCTCGTACTGCGGTGTCGGTTGCGGTATCGAGGTGCACACGGACTCACCCGACGGCGCAGACGGCGCGCGCCCCGTGATCGCCCGGGTGTCCGGGGACAAGCTGCACCCCACCAATTCCGGCCGGCTCTGCACGAAGGGTGCCACCCACGCGGAGATGATGCGCGCCGACGACGGCAGGCTGAAGTCGGCGGTGCTGCGGCCGGGCCGCAACGACGAGGCGGTCCCGGTCCCGGTCGACGACGCGATCGCCGAGGCAGGCAGGCGGTTACGCGGGATCATCGAGGAACACGGCCCGGACGCCGTCGCGCTGTACGTCTCCGGCCAGATGTCACTCGAATCCCAGTATCTGGCAACCAAACTGGCCAAGGGGTTCCTGCGTACCAAGTATCTCGAATCCAATTCGCGGCTGTGCATGGCCAGCGCGGGCACCGGTTACAAGCAGTCGCTGGGTTCCGACGGCCCGCCCGGGTCCTACGCCGACTTCGACCTGACCAACCTGTTCTTCGTCATCGGGTCCAACATGGCCGACTGCCACCCCATCCTGTTCCTGCGGATGGCGGACCGGCTCAAGGCCGGCGCCAAGCTCATCGTCGTCGATCCGCGCCGCACCGCCACCGCCGACAAGGCGGACCTCTACCTGCAGATCAAGCCCGGCACCGACCTGGCGCTGCTCAACGGACTGCTGCACCTGCTCGTCGGGCGCGGCGACATCGACGACGAGTTCATCGCCGAACACACCGAGGGCTGGGACCAGATGCCGGCGTTCCTGGCCGACTACCCGCCGGCGAGGGTCGCCGAGATCACCGGCATCAGTGAATCCGACATCCGCCTGGCCGCCGCCATGATCGCCGAGGCGGGGGACTGGATGACGTGCTGGGCGGTGGGCATGAACCAGAGCACCCACGGCACCGCGAACACCACCGCGATCTGCAACCTGCACCTGGCCACCGGGGCGATCTGCCGGCCGGGCAGCGGACCGATGTCGCTGACCGGCCAGCCCAACGCGATGGGTGGGCGCGAAATGGGATACATGGGGCCGGGTCTGCCCGGGCAGCGGTCGGTCGTCTCCGCCGACGACCGGGCGTTCGCCGAACAGCGGTGGGGTCTGGCGCCCGGCACCATCCGCACCGAGTTCGGCCCGGGTGCGGTCGACATGTTCGAGCGGCTGGCCGCGGGAGAGATCAAGGCGTGCTGGATCATCTGCACCAACCCGGTGGCCACCATGCCCAACCGCAAGACCACGATCGCCGGCCTGGAAGCCGCCGAACTCGTCATCACCCAGGACACCTATCGCGACACCGCCACCAACCGCTACGCCGACATCGTGCTGCCCGCCACGCTGTGGGCCGAATCCGATGCGGTGATGGTCAATTCCGACCGCACCATCACGCTGCTGCAGCAATCCATCCCGCCCGCCGGACAGGCCCGCCCCGACTGGGAGCTGATCTGTGCGATCGCTGCCGAACTCGGCTTCGGCGAGCACTTCAGCTACCGCAGCAGCGCGGAGATCTTCGAGGAGATCCGCGGATTCACCAATCTGCGGACCGGATGGGACCTTCGCGGCGCCAGCTACGAGCGGCTCCGCCGGACACCCCTGCAGTGGCCCGTGCCGCCGGACGACCTTCCCGGTGGGACCGACGACCGTCACCCGATCCGCTACCTCAACGACGGCGTCAGCCAGCACCTGTATGTCGACGACGACGGGCACCAGCCGCGGCTGGCGTTCGCGACGCCGTCGCGGCGGGCGGCGTTCATACCGCGGCCGCACGTCGACGCCGACGAACTGCCCGACGCCGACTACCCGATCGTGCTGAACACCGGTCGGCTGCAACACCAGTGGCACACCATGACCAAGACCGGGCGGGTCGACAAGCTCAACAAACTCAACGGCGGGCCGTTCGTCGAGGTGCACCCCGTCGACGCCGTGGCCCTCGAACTCACCGAAGGGCAACCGGTCGAGCTCACGTCGCGGCGCGGGCGGGCCGTGCTGCCCGCGGTGATCACCGACCGGGTACGGCCGGGGAACTGCTTCGTGCCGTTCCACTGGAACGACGAGCACGGCGAATACCTGACCGTCAACGCGCTGACCAACGACGCCGTCGACCCCGAGTCGCTGCAACCCGAGTTCAAGGTGTGCGCGGTCAGCCTGCGGCCGGTGCACGCCGTCGACAAGCCGGTGTCGTCACACCGCATCTCGACGCCGGAACCGGTAGGAGCCTCCGACGGGCCGCTGGTGCTGTGGGCGTCGCAGACCGGCACGGCCGAGGAGTTCGCCACCGATGTGGCCGCCCGGCTGCCCGGGGCGCAGCTGGTCCCCATGGACGACCTGCCGTTACCGCGGCTGGCCGAGACTCGCGACGTCGTGGTCATCACCAGTACGTTCGGGGACGGCGGCCCGCCCGACAACGGCGCGGAGTTCTTCGACCGGCTGCAGAGCCCGGATGCGCCGAAGCTGGACCGGGTCCGCTTCGCCGTCCTGGGTATCGGTGACCGTTCCTACCGCGACTTCTGCGGGCACGCCAGATCGCTCGACGGGCGGTTGGCCTCGCTGGGCGCCACGCGACTGCACGAGCGGGTCGACTGCGAGGCCTACGACCGGGACCGGATGCAGCACTGGGCGAAACAGGTGGGCCGCCTGCTGAATCCGGACGGGGTCGAATCGCCCGGGAGTGGTGTCGCCACCATGACCCGGACCACCACGGTCACCGAACCGTTCACCCGCGCCCGACCGCTGCCCGCGCCCCTGTCGCGCAACACGCTGCTCACCCCCGCGAACTCGCGAAAAGAAGTGCGCCACTTCGGCTTCGACATCTCCGAGTACGACGTCACCTACGCCGCGGGCGACTCTCTCGGGGTCTACGCCACCAACAGTGAGACGGCCGTCGACGCCTGGCTCTCCGCCACCGGTCTCGACGGCGCGCAGACCGTCGACGTCGACGGCGCCGAACGCACCCTGCGAGAGGCGTTGACGGTGAGCTACGACTTCTGTCGCGTCACCCCCGACCTGATGCGTTTCGTGGCCGAGCAGTGTCCTGACCGGGCGGCGGCCAAGGCGCTGCGCGCGGCGCGCGACGACCTCGACGCCTGGCTGGTCGACCGTAACGGGCTCGACGTGGTGCGGGAGTTCACCGTCCGCGCCGAACCGCAGCAGTGGCAGGAGGTATTGGTGCGGCTCACGCCGCGACAGTTCTCCATCTGCAGCAGCCCGCTGGTGAGCCCGCGCGAGGTGCAGTTGACGGTGTCGGTGGTGCGCTACCGCGGCAGGGACGGCGGTGCGCGCGGGGGAGTGGCGAGCACGTTCCTTGCCGACCGGGCCACCGCACCGGCGCCGGTGTTCCTGCAACGCTCACCACACTTCCGCCCACCCCGGGATGCGCAGGCTCCGATGATCATGGTCGGTCCCGGTACCGGTATCGCACCGTTCCGCGCGTTCCTGCAGGAACGCCGCGCGCTCGGCCACACCGGTGACAACTGGCTGTTCTTCGGCGACCGACACCGTGACGAGAACTTCTACTACCGGGCCGATCTCGAGGACATGGTCGCCGACGGCTTCCTACGGCTGGACCTCGCATTCTCCCGCGATCAGCCGAAGCCGGTGTACGTGCAGCACAGGATGATCGAACACGGCACCGAACTGTGGCGCTGGTTGGAGCGCGGTGCACATCTCTACGTCTGCGGTGACGCCGGCCGGATGGCCAAGGACGTCGATGCCGCGCTCACCGCGATCATCAGAAAGCACGGCGGCATGTCGGAATCCCGGGCGCGGGAGTACAAGAAGGGCCTCATCGCCGGGAAGCGATACCTGCGCGACGTGTACTGA
- a CDS encoding ICP22 family protein, with translation MHAAARSYLTTGVALVGAGAIAISPVAPPIPTADTASPVVATSDLQLSALANPFVVYGQVVENTLENLGLLGERVIADPAPILAQILRNQWDSAQTLGAALDRAGQSLVTSFSPDNPFGVPALLRAAGEDLAAGDLAGTINTLWQVVITPLLGPAIELIPAITSVIRQPVQNMLDVIDQTQLPITLFAIGVLSPVYAGFVKAGGAFVQDLFDAARTGDLEGIVNAFITGPAAVINGFLNGDDVDAGFLSPGLGTISGLLNIRDAIAQALGRPAPTARVAAIDSTTTDAARTVSLSVESPEAGEGGAPASEPTPEPAVAEDDPTEAEDTAEDQAPEQEPAEEPVDEVTGDDEPLDDTTDEVTDEEVTDDEVTDDDEAGATPEDGGEDDPDATAPADSDASASPSDGKSAPESDTTA, from the coding sequence ATGCACGCAGCTGCACGTTCGTACCTGACCACCGGTGTGGCGCTCGTCGGGGCCGGCGCCATCGCGATCAGCCCCGTCGCACCACCGATCCCGACCGCGGACACCGCGTCGCCGGTTGTCGCGACGTCGGACCTGCAGCTGTCCGCCCTGGCCAACCCGTTCGTCGTCTACGGCCAGGTCGTGGAGAACACGCTGGAGAACCTCGGGCTCCTCGGCGAACGGGTCATCGCCGACCCCGCGCCGATTCTCGCCCAGATACTGCGGAACCAGTGGGACAGCGCGCAGACGCTGGGCGCGGCGCTGGACCGCGCGGGCCAGAGCCTCGTTACTTCGTTCTCACCCGACAATCCGTTCGGGGTGCCCGCGCTGCTACGGGCGGCCGGCGAAGACCTGGCGGCGGGCGATCTGGCAGGCACGATCAACACCCTGTGGCAGGTCGTCATCACGCCGCTGCTCGGCCCGGCCATCGAACTCATCCCCGCCATCACCTCGGTGATCCGGCAGCCGGTGCAGAACATGCTCGATGTCATCGACCAGACGCAACTGCCGATCACCCTGTTCGCGATCGGCGTGCTGAGCCCGGTCTACGCCGGTTTCGTGAAAGCCGGGGGCGCGTTCGTCCAGGACCTCTTCGACGCGGCGCGCACCGGGGACCTCGAAGGGATCGTCAACGCCTTCATCACCGGACCCGCGGCGGTCATCAACGGGTTCCTCAACGGCGACGACGTCGACGCGGGCTTTCTCAGCCCCGGGTTGGGCACCATCAGCGGGCTGCTCAACATCCGTGATGCCATCGCGCAGGCGCTCGGCCGCCCGGCGCCGACGGCCCGGGTCGCGGCGATCGATTCGACGACGACCGACGCGGCGCGGACGGTGTCGCTGAGCGTGGAGTCGCCGGAAGCGGGTGAGGGAGGCGCACCGGCGTCCGAACCCACACCGGAACCGGCAGTGGCCGAGGACGATCCGACGGAGGCCGAGGACACCGCCGAGGACCAGGCCCCGGAACAGGAGCCGGCCGAGGAGCCGGTCGACGAGGTGACCGGGGACGACGAACCGCTCGACGACACCACCGACGAGGTGACCGACGAGGAGGTGACCGATGACGAGGTGACCGACGACGACGAGGCGGGCGCCACGCCGGAAGACGGGGGTGAGGACGACCCGGACGCCACCGCGCCCGCCGACTCTGACGCTTCCGCGTCACCGTCCGATGGCAAGTCGGCGCCGGAGAGTGACACCACCGCATAG